Genomic window (Lycium barbarum isolate Lr01 chromosome 2, ASM1917538v2, whole genome shotgun sequence):
AAATGTTGTGTGATTATAAAAGCTTTTCATTAGGGTAAATGTTTAAAGTAAAATATTTCCGACTGTAgaattatttctttttttttttaaggaataaAATTAGGAATCACCTGAACTAAAACAGAAAGAGTGTAACAAAAGAGAAGCTGATTTTAAAAACCAGATTAAACCAAACTTATCGAATCCCTTTGTTAATACTTGTTACATTCATAAAATAGCAAGGTACACTTTCTACAGGACATCATATCAACTTTACAATGGACACTATTTAAGCCAGAATAATAAATTAcgaaacaacaacaatagctacTCCTCAATTCCAGACAACCAAGGTTGCTTCTATGAATCCTTGTTGATCATATTTTTCTGTTTAAGCTCAAAATAATATGGTAgaaaacaataataacaacaactacaTCTCAATACCAAAGAAATTGAGGTCCCTATATGAATCCTAACTTACCATATTTTTCTGCTTAAGCTCAGGATTATACgaaagaacaacaacaataccaacaacaacaacaacaacaacaacaacaacaacaacaatactaataaTTATGCTTCAATCCTAAACAAGTTAGAATCAACTATATAATCCTGACTGACCATGTTTTCCCGTTTAAGCTCAGAATAATACGTTAAGAAGTTCTAGTGATGTATAATCAACTTATCAGCCACTAAGCGGATTCCTGCTTTCTCCATATAATCAAAGGTGTCCAAAGAGAGATATGCATCCACAAAGTTCCCAGGAATGATCAATCTCTCTAATTCTGCAGAGTCAAAGTTACTGGACTCAACTCTTTGGTTGGTGAAAGATCCATTTTGATGTCTCTCTATATGTGTTTCCCCTCTAGCCTTCAAGCTGCACATTAAGCAAATAGAAAGTGAAATATGATCAAATAAAACACATAAAAGCCTATAATGTTCCATCAGGCTCATATCGGATCCCCAAAAAATTAGTAATATagttttggaggatctgacaaTACAGGTGCCTAAAGCATCAGGGGCGACTCAACAAAAATAGTAAACTAAATCCAAATCTTGACGAAATGCCTTAATTGGTTGCTCAACATATTCGTTACATATTTGTACTTTTACTTTCCCTTTTTTCAGAAATAAGAAAATTTCAAGGATATAATAAAGAGGACAAATGACAATTGAGTCAAGTCTCTGCATAAgtaaagaaggaaaaaaatgagCAACAGATTCTTGATGGACTTTCTTTATTTATGATTAGGATGGACACCTTATGAACCTGAAGAATAGATTGAAGCTAGGCCTCTACATAAGTGAGGTAGGAAAATCTGCAACAATTCAACCCCTCTTTTTGAATATTTGCGACTTGTACAAGATGATATTACCATTTCGGACTTACTAAGATGATTTGAATTcagaccgggggggggggggggtgaggggcTTGAGTGAGTTTCGTCACATTTTGGAATCTTAGAcagttttaaattttttgttgtcatCTGATGTCTTGCAATCGCAAAAGGTGGAGAGATGGCCTGAACCGTAAAAGGGAGATGGGCTTCACAAACACGAGTGGAGTCAACTCTATTGACTTCCATGATCGCAACTCTTAGATGCTCATCCAAATGCGGGTTCATACCTATTTTGAATTCTGCATTGTACTTGGTAATTGACTTTTGGATTATTTACGTCTTTATGTTCGACTTATATCCTGTTTAGGGTGCATTTACTATGTTTAATGAATTGTTCGCTCGATATGGGGGTTGTTGGGTGCAGTGGAGGATCTAGGATATTCTCTGAGAgggtttgaaaaataaaaatgtagtgcCCGAGGCTTGAACTTGGAACCCCAAGGTGAATTTTAAACTCCCTAAATCACTGAACCAACCCTTACTCTTGTGGTCAAGGTGTTAaaaatctatatatgtacataaaacatataaaaattctttatatatacagtgtacttttttgctgagggtgttcgggtgaacaccctcaatagggtgtagatccgcccctggttGGGTGCCAGTCGCAAAGTCTGGGGTTCCGGCACGTGACAGTATCAACATTTTCTCACTTAGCTGATTGATACTATTATAAATATATCAAAGCAGTTCTATATCAAAATCAGCAACATGTAATATATCTCACTAAAACAATtgcagaaaacaaagaaaaaaggtGACTGATTTTCTGGGATATCTGGATTGAGGTTATCTTTCCTGATTAGAAGTTATTTCACTTGGACTCTTCAAATATACTATCAGTCTGTCAGATGTGTGTCGAATCCTCCAAAAGCTATACATTTTTGGATGACTCGACACTGGCGTGACAACATATTTGGAGGGTCCGAGCATATAGATTAGTAACTTACCGCAATCGAATGCTTTGATAAACTCTGTGAACAACAGGCAACCATTCCGAGTTACCACCAAAATCCTTGTACAACTGCTCCGCATGAACATCACATTTGTCAAGAATTTCACATAGAAGCGAAGAGGCATCCACCACGAAAGTGAGTCGACGATTAGCATTATCGAACTTCCTGATTCCAAATCGCACTTTGAGGCGACTGCAATGCAACTTCAAATCAATGTCGTGGTGCATAATACGTATTTTCGGGTTTCCATCGTAAAAGGAGGCAGGGATGGCGTACGTAGAATATATAGAAACTTCATCGGGTGAAATCCATGAAGTTTGAGGAAGAATCTCGGGACACATAGACTCCTGCAAATAAGTTGAATTGTGTATCATAGCATTTGTGATGCTTTAAAAGcttttcattaaggataaaatgagaaATTTATAGTTAGACTGTTTCAAATATAGagatgtatcattcttttttttgGGACAAACAAATAAGAAAATTGCGTCATATAAACTGAAACAAAATATGAGCAAAATAATAATTACACTTACCAAGAATAAAACAGCTCCACAGTGCTTGACAACTTCAAGATTCATCCGGACATCATCCAAACTCCTGAAATTACAGAGATAAAGAAGTCACAAACTTGATCCATACTATGAAAAAAACTGGAATTAGTTACGAACTTTGTCGCTAATCCGCCGCTAAAAATGCTCGTAGCTAACAAAATTGTTTGATAATGCATGCTATTTTGTCGCTAAATAGGATTATCGACAGATTTTGCTGTTTAGTTACAACATTTGTCTGTCGTTAATTCCTAGTTTTATAGTACTACGCGGCCTCCACTAAAAATATCAAACTATGGTCTAATAACAATCAACTTATCCTTAATACAAACGAATTAATATTCATACTTACCTATGCACTTGCTTTTTAGATCCAAAATAAGCTGCAAGACTATCCAACTGCTACAGACATTATCACACAAATTAGTATCAGCCTAATTCTTACGTAGTtcccaaatatataaattttattaaaaaaacttaaagattttaTGTCTGATTTCACGATCaaaattaagaaataaaaatTTCGAAATCCGATTGTGCAGACAAAGGTAATACATGATTTGCACCAAATCTAATGGGCTCGGACGGACCCGTAACAAATGTATCGAGTCCACCTTTACTTTCCCGGTTTGTTTCAGTTTCACTGACCTCTAGGCTACACCCCTTGATTCAGAGTCATCAAAGGAAATAAAAAAATACCTTCATGTTACCAGCTCTCTTTCCAAACCAGCCCGTTAACAAATGTTGTGAATCAATCAAGTGCCTATATTCTGGTGCTGGCTTATTAATTCCATCAAACGCCTCTTTAATTCGAGCACAATCAAAGTCCTCAATATTATGTCCAGCCCATATTCGATCTGTCTCAATATATAGAGATACAAGCGTCACACAAGAATAAAATTAGACTTCTCATAACATTTACATATGCAATTACAACACTTTCGAATGTAACTTAGGATCGAGAATGATGAAGAGGGTAGTCAAAATTATTCCAAGGTGAAATATTTATTTTCTGACGTGAAATTTATAGTGGTAACGCGCTAACGTGGTGAGTAAAGTGTCATAATTGTACGCCAAAAAATTGACATTTCGAGTCAATTTGTATTTTCTGATTAATTCATACTCAGTTCAATATGACTTTAATGtgacaaaaaataattttatgatGTTACAGTTATAATAAGTAAAATTCAGTACTTTGATAATAAAAATAATTCTGCGACTTTATCATTATAACAAGTAGAGTTCAGTAGCCATAAGTAAAATTAACTCAATTTCCAAGTTACCAATTTATACTTCACTATAAAGTGTTATAACAATTATACGAGTAATCTTATATACTAAGTATTTTTTCACATAACATCAAAGATTGTGATAGGATGATAAGTATCATTTAATTAATTCATAATTGAAAGTCTCGAGTTTATGCCCTGGATATGAAGTGATTGCTTTTGGTAGAGAGCACTTTACCCTCAGAGTGAGACTTTCGGGCACGAATCCAAATTAGTCGGGCCCTCATAGCGGGTGCCAAACATCGAGTGAGAAACTAACAAAAACATTTTCTACATTACTATAGTTACTAGTGTAAAAAGGGTACATCAGTATTCGGGGTAGGACCGCATTCCAAGGAGTATAATATGGGTAGCCTATCCTGATGCAAATATCAAGCTTGAACCTACAAAGTAAGGATTATATGAAGATAATTTTACCGTTACTCTGATATAGGGACACTCCCATTCTATAGTTACTAGTGTGTAaaagttggaaaaaataaaaaaacatgagAATGATGAGTTTTTTTTATATGCTAATTACTTACCATGGAGGATATGGTAGATAGTGTCAGCAACTTTAGAGAAGTGAGGGGCAGAAACTAAGTCTTCTCTTGTAATGCCTTTCTCTGAAAGATTTTTCCAAGAACGATCCGTTAATATATCCAAGTCATCGGGTCGGATCAGGGTCTTATAACTAGTATTATTAAGCTCAATCAACCTCCTTGGACATACATATATGGATCCGAATTCATATAGGATCCGAAACGGATCTGGGCACGTCGTCTCCACGTCAAAGAACACAATTGCATCATGTTGTCCATCTATGTTCATGATCTCCATTAATACAGCTGAGCTTAGCTTCACAATGTTttacactcacacacacacagcGAGAATATAGTTTCTTGTTGTGTTAAGGTTGTGTAGTGATATATATTACTccgagtgtgtatatatatagatgcatGCATATAGGCTAGGGGGCAGAGAAAGCATGTAAGGTACAGATTGGGCAGAACACAATTATTTTAGTCTAGGTCCTGTACATTTGATGAGACTTAAACTGAATATGGACATACAACAAATTTTTGGAACTCCTAAACTTAAAATTCAAAATACATTTACTTGCTTCAACCCAAAATATAGGGTGGGTATACCTTGCTTCAAGTGGTGACCTAATTTTTTTACTTCCGCATCCAATTTTATGTGATATTGCAATTTGGACAGTCGAACATTTTTCTTTTActatgattttctcgatttttttaaaaatattttttgaatcatTAGCTATACTGACTTGTAGTATTCTTTATGTAGtttttatgtgtgtgtatatatatacacgtattaAATATGAAGAATATATACCTGAATTCAAATAATAAATTAGTTGTTTTGACACTCGTTCGTCGAATGCTTCACATAGACCGGAATAGAGAGAGCACCAAATATGCATGTATAGATAATAAGCAAAATGAAAATATTTGGTATAAATATGAAAAATGACACTATTTATCGTTATTATTTATTCATTTATTCACTTTCTTTAAATATTAACATCGCTTGTGAAAAATTCTGCACTCGTCACTGCGTATATAACTATACTGGTGAATTATGGAAATAATGTATCCATGGTGGGGCAGTGTAGGGTACTGATAGTAACTTTATCATTTTTTGCTTTTAACAGCTTGGAATTTGAGAGATTCTTTTGCTTGGTGTTGAAGTAGTGTACCTCGGAAGCTTGCATCTTTGTTTGGATAGTTTTCATTTCATAATGTATCATATCCtaatattataatatatttttatgaataattttcttattattttaATATTTGACTGTCTCTACAACATTGGGGGTCTAAAGTTAAATTTCGAATGGAGATcctaattttttttaagaaaagatcgtcatatatatatatatatatataaagtccaCTTTTCTAGCTTTTTTAGATGTGAAATCATTAATTATTGTTTCATAATCGATTTGTATTAACAATTctttttcaattgataatatagcAGTCTATGTTGAGACATTGTTGATCTTGGataagattttatcaattttagTTTTGAAAAACTTCTCTCTTGAGACaacaatttatatataaaaacatCTTTAAATAAAAAATGGGGCTCCAAAAAAATTAAGGCCCCAAGCGATTGCTTTATTGGCCTCGTAATCGAGCCGCTCGTACTCTCTTCAATAAATCTGGTGACTAATCATCGAAAATACCCATTTCAGTTAGATGGGATGGGTGAATTTCGGAAAATAACTTCACTTCTATTGCCAGGAAAGCTATTTTGAGAAATTAGATGAATATATGTTATTATGAAAAACATTTTATAAAAATACTTTTCGAGATATTATCCTCCGTACAAAACACTTTCTTTAGTCaaaatttcctttttcttttgctCCTTAAAAGCTCTTCTTTtactttttttcttcttatttaaTTTGAATGCAAAGAAAGTTAGAGAATCAAAATTTGAACTAAAAAGAGCAATAGAGAAAAATACAATCTTAGTGGAGAAGCTTCTTAAATTTATTGGGTATATGtgttgtcctttctttcttttttctttttttcttttgtgttGGCCTTTATAACTTTAATCTTCTCAGTACTATCTCTTTTTTAGTGCTCCTTTTTTGGATAATTATTATTCAAAGAATAGTAAACATATTGTTGTAAAAAGTAACATGTACCCCGGAACTAATATGTGAAATGGTGGATTTAGAAATGTATGTGGACTCCAGTACTCCACCCTACAAACGGAGATCCCAATATTAATAGCAGGTCTGATTCCACAATTAAATAGGATGATGGATAAGAAGATTTGTCTATATAATGAAGATTACATTAGTAATTAAGAGTATAAGCCAAAATATTTTTAGATTGAGTTTCAACTATTCAAGTCAAtactttaaaaatattttttgtccAGATAATAGACATTCCCTTAACATTATCATTAATTTTCATTAGAATAACTCAGCCTTTACCTATTGAACACTTCAATTTTAATCAATATAATGTATTTGTATTAAACACAGAAAGTGTTTCTTATATTTCTTAGTGTAAGCTAGCTCGTCTGAAATTGTTAGAGAAATAGCTTAAAATTGTCCCTTATCTTTGGGTGTG
Coding sequences:
- the LOC132625955 gene encoding protein NEN1-like isoform X1 produces the protein MEIMNIDGQHDAIVFFDVETTCPDPFRILYEFGSIYVCPRRLIELNNTSYKTLIRPDDLDILTDRSWKNLSEKGITREDLVSAPHFSKVADTIYHILHDRIWAGHNIEDFDCARIKEAFDGINKPAPEYRHLIDSQHLLTGWFGKRAGNMKQLDSLAAYFGSKKQVHRSLDDVRMNLEVVKHCGAVLFLESMCPEILPQTSWISPDEVSIYSTYAIPASFYDGNPKIRIMHHDIDLKLHCSRLKVRFGIRKFDNANRRLTFVVDASSLLCEILDKCDVHAEQLYKDFGGNSEWLPVVHRVYQSIRLRLKARGETHIERHQNGSFTNQRVESSNFDSAELERLIIPGNFVDAYLSLDTFDYMEKAGIRLVADKLIIHH
- the LOC132625955 gene encoding protein NEN1-like isoform X2, which gives rise to MEIMNIDGQHDAIVFFDVETTCPDPFRILYEFGSIYVCPRRLIELNNTSYKTLIRPDDLDILTDRSWKNLSEKGITREDLVSAPHFSKVADTIYHILHDRIWAGHNIEDFDCARIKEAFDGINKPAPEYRHLIDSQHLLTGWFGKRAGNMKLDSLAAYFGSKKQVHRSLDDVRMNLEVVKHCGAVLFLESMCPEILPQTSWISPDEVSIYSTYAIPASFYDGNPKIRIMHHDIDLKLHCSRLKVRFGIRKFDNANRRLTFVVDASSLLCEILDKCDVHAEQLYKDFGGNSEWLPVVHRVYQSIRLRLKARGETHIERHQNGSFTNQRVESSNFDSAELERLIIPGNFVDAYLSLDTFDYMEKAGIRLVADKLIIHH
- the LOC132625955 gene encoding protein NEN1-like isoform X3 — translated: MEIMNIDGQHDAIVFFDVETTCPDPFRILYEFGSIYVCPRRLIELNNTSYKTLIRPDDLDILTDRSWKNLSEKGITREDLVSAPHFSKVADTIYHILHDRIWAGHNIEDFDCARIKEAFDGINKPAPEYRHLIDSQHLLTGWFGKRAGNMKQLDSLAAYFGSKKQVHRSLDDVRMNLEVVKHCGAVLFLESMCPEILPQTSWISPDEVSIYSTRLKVRFGIRKFDNANRRLTFVVDASSLLCEILDKCDVHAEQLYKDFGGNSEWLPVVHRVYQSIRLRLKARGETHIERHQNGSFTNQRVESSNFDSAELERLIIPGNFVDAYLSLDTFDYMEKAGIRLVADKLIIHH